The Malus sylvestris chromosome 3, drMalSylv7.2, whole genome shotgun sequence genomic sequence AAAATCAGCCGAAGAAATTGGGAGCGCGACACAAAAAGCAAGAGAGGTTGTTGCTGAGTTGAAAAAGCCAACTGAAGAAATTGTAAATGTGTCACAAAGGGCAACAGAAGCTGCTGCAGAATTGATAAAACCAGCTGAAGCAATCAAACATAGTTCGGAAAAGGCCACAAAGGTTGATGCAGATTTGAAGCAACCAGTTGAAGCTACATCCAATGTATCACAAAAAGCAACAAAAGCAGCTACACAGTCGAAAATACCTGTTGAGGAAGTTGAAGATGTATCGACAAAAGCAACAAAGGTTGGTGCAGACATAAACAAACCTGTTGAAAAAATAGGAAATATATCACAAAAAACAACAGAAGCTGCtttagaattgaaaaaaccgagcGATGAAATTGGAAGTGTATCAACAAAAGAAGCCAGGGCTCCTGCAGAGGTGAAAAAACCGGCTCAAGAAATTGGAAATGTGTCACAAAAAGCAACAGAGGTTCCGGTGCAACTGAAAATACCATCTGAAGAAGTTGGAAGTATATCTCAGAAAGCAAGTGATGCTCCTGCAAAATTGAAACATCCATCCGAAGAAATTGGAAGTGTCTCACAAAAAGCAAGCAAGGTTCCTTCAGAACTGAAAAAACCGGCAGAAGAAATTGGAAGTGTATTGCAAAAATCATCACAGACAGCCAAAGAATCAAAAGAACTagctgaaaaaattgaaaacgtacaaggaaaaaaaatagaggcAGTAGCAGAGTTGAAAAAACCAGCTGAGGAAATTGGGAACGTTTCAATGGGAGCAACTGCAGAATTGGAAAAACCGGTTGAAAAGGTTAGGAGTGAATCACAAAGAGCAACTGAGGGTACTGTAGAGCTGAAAATTTTCGGGGAAGAAGTTGGAAGTGCATCACAAAAAGAGACAGAGGATCGTGCaatatcaaacaaatcatctgaAGAAATCCAAAGCGGATCACAGAAAATGACAGAGGCtctagaaaaaataaaaaatccaattGAAGAAATAGGTAATGTGTTACAACAAGCAACAATGACTGGCCTAGAATCGATACTACCAGCTAAAGGAACTGGAAATCTACCACAAAAAACATCAGTGGTTGCTGCAGAATCAAAAAAATCAGCCGAAAATGTGTTGGGGAAAACAACAGAGGATAGTACAGAATTGAAAAAACCACCGGAAGAAGTTCGAAGTGTTTCTCAAACAGAAACAGACGCATCCACAAAAATGAAAGAAACAGCCGAAGAAACCGGAAGTGTACCATTGAAAGCAACTGAGGCTGCTTCAGAAATGAAAAAACCTGCAGAAGAAACTGGGAGTGTATCAACAAAAGCAACTAAGGTCCCAACAGAATTAAAAAGGCAAACTGAAGAAATTGCAGGTGCGTCACAAAAAGCAGTAGAGATTCCTGGAGAATTGAAAAGG encodes the following:
- the LOC126617464 gene encoding uncharacterized protein LOC126617464 isoform X2, translating into MSAPTFVAFVDTSSTSSTGIFDCVAAFVAFCDTLDVASTGCFKSASTFVAFSELCLIASAGFINSAAASVALCDTFTISSVGFFNSATTSLAFCVALPISSADFFKSKVASSVAFCDKIPVSSAGFLSSAAASFAFSDTFPISSACFFNSEVASLTFCDKSPISSACSVSTMLASSVDFSGGIHCFCYMKCCIAV
- the LOC126617464 gene encoding uncharacterized protein LOC126617464 isoform X1, producing the protein MIFAIHFQFLLPVFSVLKEPCLLFVRHFQFLRMDVSILQEHHLLSEIYFQLLQMVFSVAPEPLLLFVTHFQFLEPVFSPLQEPWLLLLIHFQFHRSVFSILKQLLLFFVIYFLFFQQVCLCLHQPLLLLSIHLQLPQQVALQFEASTMCCHVASLWMNHFSRCLPPQIPGHQFVFQDCNLTRMLDPLRYLPVTQMSEIMMMMKKKWMQQQHLQSPDLSA